The bacterium genome includes the window TAAAGTATGAACGCTAGCGCCAATTTGGGTGACGATTGGGGCGCGTATGAATACTGCATGGATATTTGAGTTAAGCGGCTCGAAGTAAATGTCAGTTTCGAAACTATCGATCTGGCGTCCGAAAGCATTACGTTTGACGGTGATATCGAGTAGGTTCAAACTCGGTTGATCGCTGTTCTCGATGCGATCTGCCATCATGATCATGCCCATGCAGGTGCCCCAGATGGGCAAGCCTTCGGTGGATAGCTCCTTAATGGCCTTGTCGAGGCCGTAGCGGGTCATTAGCTTGCCAACAGTGGTACTTTCGCCGCCAGGGATAATAAGGCCCTCTACATTGCGTAGATCGTCAACTGTTCGGATTTCGACACCCTCACCGCCTGCTGACTTGAGCGCTTCGATATGCTTCTCAAAATCACCTTGCAGCGCAAGTACGCCGACGGTGAGAGGTCGATCACTTATATTATGAGCCATGCGCTATCACCAGCCGCGAGTTGCCATAAGCTCTTTTTCGTCCATCGTGCGGATGTCGAGGCCGGGCATAGCATCGCCTAATCCCTTTGAAATCTCGGCCAGAGCTTTGGGGTCTTTGTAATAGGTGACAGAGTCGACAATGGCTTTGGCTCGTGGGGCAGGATCGGCTGATTTGAAGATGCCGGAGCCGACGAAAACGGCTTCCGCGCCAAGTTTCATCATCAAAGCGGCATCGGCAGGGGTTGCAATTCCTCCTGCGGAGAAGTTGGGCACAGGCAGTCGGCCGGTTTGATGGACTTCAACTACTAAATCATAAGGCGCGCCAAGTTCCTTGGCAATTGACATAAGCTCTTCTTCAGGGGCAGATTGAATGCGGCGCATACCATCCATAATGGAGCGCATGTGACGAACAGCTTCGACGATATTGCCGGTGCCGGCCTCACCCTTCGTTCTTATCATAGTAGCGCCTTCGCCAATACGACGCAACGCTTCGCCCAAATCTCTTGCGCCGCAGACGAATGGAACCTTAAAAGCATGCTTGTTCACGTGATAGGCTTCGTCGGCGGGTGTCAGGACTTCGCTTTCATCAACATAGTCCACACCAAGAGATTGAAGGATTTCTGCTTCAACAAAATGGCCTATGCGGCATTTGGCCATTACGGGAATGGTCACCGTTTCCATAATCTTTAAAATTATCAGCGGGTCAGACATTCGGGCAACGCCGCCATCGCGTCTGATATCGGACGGGACTCTCTCGAGGGCCATTACGGCGGTAGCTCCGGCTTCCTCCGCGATTTTAGCTTGTTCTGCATTGGTGACGTCCATAATGACGCCGCCCTTTAGCATTTCAGCTAGCCCGACCTTCGTTCTCCAAGTTGATTTTTGTACTTCATAAATCGATGCTTCCATTTAAGCCTATTCACCTCACGAAATTATTATACCTAAAGCCGCCCCTCAGCATTAGCCTTAACACCTTCCAAAAGGTTGTTATATCTGGCGTCATAATGCGGATAAGCGGATTTATCGTTTAGGTGGCTAAAGGGCGAGAAATTAATACCAAGACTAAATCAAAAGTTGTCAGTTAATTCTTTAAGGGTATTGATGATATAGTCCGGTTTCATCTCAAGTGGGGCGTTTGCGGCTTCGGTGCGAGAAGTTACTCCAGTGAGTACCAAAGCGGTTTCTAACCCTGCTCGTTTCCCGCCTAGAATGTCAGTGTCTAGCCGATCTCCTACAGCTAAAGTATTACTTTTTTCGACGCCGGGTTGGTTGAGGACGACCTCATATAGGAAGGGTTCAGGCTTTCCTATAGTGGGCGGAATTTTCCCCGATGCAACTTCAATTGCTGCCACGATAGCGCCACCTCCAGGTTCGACAAGGCCGCCTTCAATCGGATAGGTAGGGTCACGGTTGGTGGCAAAAAACTGTGCGCCGTTTAAAATGGCTTGTTGAGCCGATTTGAGTCTCTCATAAGTAAACTGACGGTCGATACCGACTACAACGAAATCAACAGAAGTGGACGTGGGGTCTTCTACTACGATTAATCCGGCGGATTTCATCTCGCACTTCATGCCCTCTCCACCGACAACGAAAACTTTTTTACCTTCAGCGCCATGCTGCCGCAAATATTGTGCTGTACCTGAGCCGGAAGTGACCACCTGATCTATCGTGCAAGGAAACCCCATCGAATTCAGTTTATCCGTCACATCCTGACGGCTTGGGCTGGAATTATTGGTGACAAAATAAACACCTGCCCCGCGATTGATCAATGCTAGAACTACTTCACTTGCCCCCTGTACCGGTTGGTTGCTGCGATATAAGACTCCATCGAGGTCAAAAATATAGGTTCCAAACTGCTTCATCAAATCTCTCTACTAATAGTGAATTGCGCGATAGATTTAAGACCCTCGCAAGCGGGGCTTTCAGGTAGCATTTTTAGCTTATTGGTTGCGGTAATTATATGCTGAGCGGCGATATCCATTGAATAATCGGCGCTGCCGCTAGTTTGTATGAGTAATGCTAATTCCGTTAAAGCTTCAGGTCGCTCTCGCCCTGAAAAGAGCCTTTTTGCTTTATCAGAATGGCCGTTTTTCATAAGATAGATTAAGGGCAGGGTCGCATTCCCCTCTATGAAGTCAGTTCCGATGGACTTGCCTGTCTTGGAAGGGTCCCCAAGATAATCTAGCAGGTCATCCACAACCTGGAAAGCTATTCCAACATGAAACCCATAGGATGAGAGACACTCTGCAGTAGCTTCATCCGCGCCGGCTATCAATGCGCCCGCACAGCAACAGGCTGAGACGAAAGAGGCGGTCTTGCGTTTGACAACTTCGAAGTAGTGTTCCTCCGAGA containing:
- a CDS encoding HAD-IIA family hydrolase — encoded protein: MKQFGTYIFDLDGVLYRSNQPVQGASEVVLALINRGAGVYFVTNNSSPSRQDVTDKLNSMGFPCTIDQVVTSGSGTAQYLRQHGAEGKKVFVVGGEGMKCEMKSAGLIVVEDPTSTSVDFVVVGIDRQFTYERLKSAQQAILNGAQFFATNRDPTYPIEGGLVEPGGGAIVAAIEVASGKIPPTIGKPEPFLYEVVLNQPGVEKSNTLAVGDRLDTDILGGKRAGLETALVLTGVTSRTEAANAPLEMKPDYIINTLKELTDNF
- the pdxT gene encoding pyridoxal 5'-phosphate synthase glutaminase subunit PdxT; translation: MAHNISDRPLTVGVLALQGDFEKHIEALKSAGGEGVEIRTVDDLRNVEGLIIPGGESTTVGKLMTRYGLDKAIKELSTEGLPIWGTCMGMIMMADRIENSDQPSLNLLDITVKRNAFGRQIDSFETDIYFEPLNSNIHAVFIRAPIVTQIGASVHTLATFENNIVCVQQNNLLGSSFHPELTDDPRVHVYFIKMVEKYIENKE
- the pdxS gene encoding pyridoxal 5'-phosphate synthase lyase subunit PdxS gives rise to the protein MEASIYEVQKSTWRTKVGLAEMLKGGVIMDVTNAEQAKIAEEAGATAVMALERVPSDIRRDGGVARMSDPLIILKIMETVTIPVMAKCRIGHFVEAEILQSLGVDYVDESEVLTPADEAYHVNKHAFKVPFVCGARDLGEALRRIGEGATMIRTKGEAGTGNIVEAVRHMRSIMDGMRRIQSAPEEELMSIAKELGAPYDLVVEVHQTGRLPVPNFSAGGIATPADAALMMKLGAEAVFVGSGIFKSADPAPRAKAIVDSVTYYKDPKALAEISKGLGDAMPGLDIRTMDEKELMATRGW